A single genomic interval of Aedes aegypti strain LVP_AGWG chromosome 1, AaegL5.0 Primary Assembly, whole genome shotgun sequence harbors:
- the LOC5574058 gene encoding protein Aatf, whose amino-acid sequence MLPLKVKPGRRTAPKTISEKIHEQFVPKSALAGASQSDDDEDDTRPRFSEFDENDEELERAAGGRLSDFRKQNIRYLDAVDRKYQGQVSSRNDIFEGSDEGEEGESGEGSEESEDDYQAGAFVRLKPPATGSSDVEEEDEEEYEDEEDGTDDDYDEEDEDNDYSLGDFLGTNRTESQKLLQDENRQESVQKGICVQNQLKMWERLLEMRIKMQSSLITANSFPHAHRFRDLCQDAKFQEATDKVTSTVESTLRNLLELQEILVDRFPESKNLLPSGSKRKLKTESKSGGKGKLPRLDDFESYIKDSYGSYTPYRNEVLQKWHDRTKVASSSAKTANLSSLSIVKKIENALLSKDEAIRKTQLYRGGYKLFEGPIQSPTKEQTVENTSDPQQIYDGEIYDDSDFYHALLRELIEYKSNTAENPQEISAKLAELQKLRNKMKKQVDTRASKGRKIRYVVHKKLVNFTAPDDTHQWTEEAKNELFSSLFGGTAND is encoded by the exons atgttacCGTTAAAAGTTAAGCCCGGACGGCGCACcgccccgaaaaccatttcggAAAAGATCCACGAGCAATTTGTGCCGAAATCGGCCCTTGCGGGAGCTTCTCAATCGGATGACGACGAAGATGACACCCGGCCGCGATTCAGCGAATTCGACGAGAACGACGAGGAATTGGAGCGTGCTGCCGGTGGCCGGCTCAGCGACTTCCGGAAGCAGAACATCCGTTATCTGGATGCAGTGGATCGGAAATACCAGGGTCAGGTTTCCTCACGAAACGATATCTTTGAGGGGAGTGACGAAGGCGAAGAGGGGGAATCCGGTGAAGGAAGCGAGGAAAGTGAAGATGATTACCAAGCGGGGGCCTTTGTGAGGCTGAAACCTCCGGCCACCGGAAGTTCCGATGTTGAGGAAGAGGATGAAGAGGAATATGAGGACGAGGAAGATGGAACCGATGATGACTACGACGAAGAGGACGAAGACAACGATTATTCCCTGGGTGACTTTCTAGGAACCAACAGGACCGAATCGCAAAAGCTTCTCCAGGACGAAAACCGTCAGGAATCGGTTCAGAAGGGAATATGCGTTCAGAACCAGCTGAAAATGTGGGAACGGCTGCTGGAGATGCGAATCAAAATGCAGAGCAGTCTGATTACGGCCAATTCCTTTCCGCATGCCCACCGGTTTAGGGATTTATGCCAGGACGCGAAATTCCAAGAAGCGACCGATAAAGTCACCTCAACAGTGGAATCCACTCTCAG GAACCTTTTGGAATTGCAAGAGATTCTGGTGGATCGCTTTCCAGAATCCAAAAACCTGCTCCCATCCGGTTCGAAGCGAAAGTTGAAAACGGAATCGAAGTCCGGTGGAAAAGGCAAACTTCCTCGATTGGACGATTTCGAATCATACATTAAGGATTCGTACGGCAGCTACACGCCGTACCGCAATGAGGTGCTACAGAAGTGGCACGACAGGACAAAAGTGGCTTCCAGTAGCGCCAAAACTGCTAACCTATCGTCCCTGAGCATAGTCAAGAAAATAGAGAACGCCCTCCTCTCGAAAGATGAAGCGATTCGGAAAACGCAGCTCTACCGAGGTGGTTACAAACTGTTTGAGGGACCTATCCAATCCCCGACCAAGGAACAAACCGTGGAAAACACCTCAGATCCTCAGCAAATCTACGATGGCGAGATCTACGACGATTCCGATTTTTATCATGCTTTGCTGCGAGAGCTGATTGAGTACAAATCGAATACCGCGGAAAATCCCCAGGAGATCAGCGCCAAGCTGGCCGAGCTGCAAAAGCTGCGCAACAAGATGAAGAAGCAGGTGGACACCCGAGCCTCCAAGGGACGCAAAATTCG GTACGTTGTGCACAAGAAGCTGGTAAATTTTACCGCTCCTGATGATACCCACCAGTGGACGGAAGAGGCCAAGAATGAGCTGTTCAGTTCGCTTTTCGGTGGAACGGCCAATGATTGA